A window of Thermoproteus sp. genomic DNA:
TCAAGACCTTCGGCAGAGTCGTGGCGGTGGACGGAGTCACCCTCTCGGTGCCCGAAGGGGCCGCCGTGGCTCTAGTGGGCCCCAACGGCGCGGGGAAGACGACCCTCTTGAAGCTGGCCGCCGGCGTCTTGGCGCCCGACAGAGGCGAGGTCTACATATACGGGACGCCCGCGAGGAGGCCTCAGTCCAAAAGGCGCGTGGGCCTCACCACCCCCATGGACAGAGGCATCTACTGGAGGCTCAACGCCGTAGACAACCTCCTCTTCTTCGGGGCGCTCTACGGCCTCTCCCTATCGGAGGCCAAGAGGAGGGCCTTGGAGCTACTGGACGAGCTGGGGCTTAGAGACAGGGCCTACGACCTAGTGGCCGGCTACAGCACCGGCATGATGAGGAGGCTCGAGCTGGCCCGGGCGTTGATACACGACCCCGACGTCCTCCTCCTCGACGAGCCCACCAGCGGCATGGACGTAGACGCCAAGAGGGCCGTCTTGGAGTACCTAAAGAGGCTCAAAGGCGAGAAGACGTTGATAGTGGCTTCGCACGACCCCCAAGAGATCGCCCTGGCAGACTCCGTGGTCTACATAAACAAGAGGGTCCTGGCCGAGGCGCCCAGCCTCAAGGTCGTAAAGCTGTTGGTGAGGGGAGAGCCGCCTAGAGACGGCGCAGTCGTGGAGAAAATAGGCGATGACGAATATGTAGTCACGCTCGACGTGAGGCAGTTGGGCGAATACGTCGCGAGACTCAACGGCGCGAAGATTGTGGACGTCGAGGTGGAGGTTGCTGTAGCCGAGAGGAACGCGCGCAGGGCCGAGAGAGTCGCCAGGAGGGACCATGGGCCTCTTTGACAGGATATACGTATTTCTGGCAATTAGAGGCTTCAAGATGTGGGCCAGCTACAGGACCCAAGTGGCGCTCACAGCGGTGAACTGGGTCCTCCCAGTCTTCATATATTTCTTCATAGGGCTCACCCTAGGGCGGGGCTCCCTAGAGGCCGTCTCGAACTACACCGTGTTTATGGTCGTGGGGACGGCCTTCCAGGGCTACTTCTCGGCCTCTGTGGTCACCCTCGCGGGCAGAATAAGAAACGAGGAGCTCATAGGGACTTTGGAGTACCTAATGGCCTCGCCGGTCGGCCCCACCGCCTTGATGCTTTACAACACCATATGGGGCCTCGCGATAAACTCCATAAGCGCCGCCTCGGTGCTGTTGATAGGGCTGGGCCTCGGCGTCAAGTACGCAGTAGACGTCCTCTCTACGTCGGCCCTACTCGCCCTATACCTCCTCTCCATAGTGGGCCTCAACCTAATCGCGGGGGCCGTGGTGTTGGTGGTAAAACAGGGGAACCCCGTGGCCCTATTCACGTCAGTCGCCTCGAACCTATTGGGCGGCGTCGTGTTTCCAGTCTCCGTATTGCCGCAGTGGCTCAAATACGTCAGCTACGGCCTCTCCTTGACCTGGGCCCTAGACGGGCTCAGAGCCTCCATGCTGGAGGGGGCAGGGCTCGCCGCAGTGTGGCCGTACCTATGGCGCCTAGCCGCCACGTCGGCGGCCTACATGGCCCTAGGCGTCTTGTTGACGCAATACGCCTTCGAGAAGATATTGAGGGAGGGGTCCGTCCATATGTATTAGGCGGCTGAGGGGCCTCTCGCCGAGCCTCTCCGCCAGCCTCCTCAGCCGGTCCGTCCATATGTATTAGGCGACGGCGGCCGCCAGCAATACGAGCGAGGCCAGCTCGAAGGCCTCGAAGGCCGCATAGGCCTTGCCGTATTTGGAGTATCGGGACAGATAGCCCCTGAAGTAGAGGGGGACGCCGACTAGATGGACGGCCGCCAGAAATACGACCAGGGCGACGTAGGCGCCGAGAGTTAAAGCCCACAGGTAAAACACGGCCTCATATATCGCGACGGCCCTCGCGGCGAGGCCCCCCGGGTACCTGCCCCTAGGGGAGTTGACCGCAGTCCATAAGTGCTTATAGAACATCGGGACGAACGGCAACAAATCAAGCAGCATACTTCGCCTTCAGCTCCTCAAGCACCTTCATCCAGCCCTCGTAGTCGTTCTCCCTCTCTATCTCCTCCACGGTCCTAGACGTCTGTATCTCCGGCACGGCCGACTCCAACATGGGGAAGAGCGCCACGTTCTCCTTATCTATATGTTGCGAGATATGCTCCATATAGAGCTTGGCGTAGTCGACCAAATCCCTATAGGCCTCACCATCGCCGCCGCGCCAGGCCTTATAGAGCTCCTCCAACACCCTAGCCAAATACCGGCCGACCCCATGCTCCGACACCATGACGTATATAGGGCCCCCCGCGAAGGGGAAGCCCGCCCTATTGGCGCCCGGGAACAAGACGTATTCCTCCACGGAGTGGTGACAAGCGTCGACGAACTTCTGGGCGAACTGTATCAGTTTATATATGTCGTCGGGATCCGGCGAGCTGGAGGACAAAGCCCTATCCAACACCTGCAGGGCCTCAAGTATCTTGTCGTGGTGCTCCCTCAAAGCCGCCGTCACGTATTTGACCCTCACCTTGGCCATGGAGTTCCCGACTCCCAAATTAAAGCCCGAACAGGCGGCCTAGAGCTCTATAGTCCTCCCGCCCCTAATCACCTTAAGCCTAGGCGTCCTCCCCTCGGCGAACGCCTCGGCCACCGCCAGCCTCAACTGAAACACGTTCTCCACAGCCCTCCCATCCACCTCGACGATTATATCGCCGCGGCGCATGCCGACCTCCTGGGCGTAAGAGCCCGGCTGCACCTCCACCACCAGAAGCCCCCTCTGGACGGGAAGCCTATATACGGCGGCCACGGCCTTATTCAACGCCGCCACATACACGCCGAGAGTAGGCCTTACGTACCTGCCATATTTAGTCAAGATTTCTACAGCCACCTTAACCAGGTCGATGGGGATGGCGAAACCTATGCCCTGAGCCCCCGCTATAATCGCCGTGTTGACCCCCACCGCCCTCCCCTCCGAGTCTACGAGAGGCCCTCCCGAATTGCCCGGATTTATGGCCGCGTCAGTCTGTATCAGAAACTCGAAGACCCTACCCCCCAAGTTCAACGTCCTCCCCACCGCGCTCACGATGCCGAAAGTTGCGGTCGGCCTATCCAACATAGCCAGAGGATAGCCGAGCGCCAACACCGGCTCGCCCACCTTCAAGGTCAAGGCGGAGCCCAACTCCAAAGGCGGGACCTGCAGGTCAGAAGCCAAGAGGGCCAAGTCGTCGTTCGGGTCGCCGGCCACCACCCG
This region includes:
- a CDS encoding ABC transporter ATP-binding protein; its protein translation is MDAVFFDSVVKTFGRVVAVDGVTLSVPEGAAVALVGPNGAGKTTLLKLAAGVLAPDRGEVYIYGTPARRPQSKRRVGLTTPMDRGIYWRLNAVDNLLFFGALYGLSLSEAKRRALELLDELGLRDRAYDLVAGYSTGMMRRLELARALIHDPDVLLLDEPTSGMDVDAKRAVLEYLKRLKGEKTLIVASHDPQEIALADSVVYINKRVLAEAPSLKVVKLLVRGEPPRDGAVVEKIGDDEYVVTLDVRQLGEYVARLNGAKIVDVEVEVAVAERNARRAERVARRDHGPL
- a CDS encoding hemerythrin domain-containing protein; translated protein: MAKVRVKYVTAALREHHDKILEALQVLDRALSSSSPDPDDIYKLIQFAQKFVDACHHSVEEYVLFPGANRAGFPFAGGPIYVMVSEHGVGRYLARVLEELYKAWRGGDGEAYRDLVDYAKLYMEHISQHIDKENVALFPMLESAVPEIQTSRTVEEIERENDYEGWMKVLEELKAKYAA
- a CDS encoding trypsin-like peptidase domain-containing protein; this translates as MDFSKLVERTARSVVGVVTRVSDLWGLEEGRSFGTAFSIGRGLFATAFHVVAGGEGVVLATPEGDVAEARVVAGDPNDDLALLASDLQVPPLELGSALTLKVGEPVLALGYPLAMLDRPTATFGIVSAVGRTLNLGGRVFEFLIQTDAAINPGNSGGPLVDSEGRAVGVNTAIIAGAQGIGFAIPIDLVKVAVEILTKYGRYVRPTLGVYVAALNKAVAAVYRLPVQRGLLVVEVQPGSYAQEVGMRRGDIIVEVDGRAVENVFQLRLAVAEAFAEGRTPRLKVIRGGRTIEL
- a CDS encoding ABC transporter permease, which translates into the protein MGLFDRIYVFLAIRGFKMWASYRTQVALTAVNWVLPVFIYFFIGLTLGRGSLEAVSNYTVFMVVGTAFQGYFSASVVTLAGRIRNEELIGTLEYLMASPVGPTALMLYNTIWGLAINSISAASVLLIGLGLGVKYAVDVLSTSALLALYLLSIVGLNLIAGAVVLVVKQGNPVALFTSVASNLLGGVVFPVSVLPQWLKYVSYGLSLTWALDGLRASMLEGAGLAAVWPYLWRLAATSAAYMALGVLLTQYAFEKILREGSVHMY